The following is a genomic window from bacterium.
GCTTGGGCGGTCGGTTCTGGCGTTGGCGGCGGGGCAGGTGCCGTTAAAATCCATCAAGGAAGATCGGGGGGGGGCGATTTTTTCATTGCGAGGGACGCTGTTCGGGAGTGCGGGATCTGCCGCGATGATTCCGAGTCATCCGATGTGGCCGAACACCTTTACTCGAGCCGGTGGGGCCGCGGGTTCCTATAGTATCCAGACTCGCGGGGTCAATAATGCGCCGGTGATGCAGACGAGTCCCTATGGGGAGTTCCGAAGGGAATTTGCCTTTGACTTAATCCCTATTGGAAAAAGTTCCGTTTCTGTTTTGGGAATGCGGTTTGATGAGCAGGGTCATATCGTCTATATCAATGAAATTGCCTCGGGAAATCGGGCTGTATTTAGTTCGGATATTCCGGGCACTGATTTGATGGCGACGGGGGCTGGTTCTCCGCGGGAAATCAATCTCTCGATGTTCCGGTGCGTGCCCGTCGCGCTGTATGACCAGATTAATCCCCAGACGATGAAACGCTTTAAAGGCGTTTCCTTCATGGATCGGCTCAGCTTTTCTTCTCCCGCCCGGTCGCATTTCGAACCCACCATCGCCTTTTTGGATCCGGACCTGACGTTTATTATAGGGCTTCAGGATGGATCGGCGGATAATAAGGAGTTACTTGCAGATCGGGCCTTCATGTTGAACGTGGATCGTAATGCCCCCATCAGCGCGGGTGAATCGGAAATTCATGGAGCCGGGTATCTGGCGGCGGACACTCCGGTGTTGACCACACCCATGTTTGATGCGGCGGCTTCCATGTTGCGAACCGCGGAGAAGCGCCTGCAACTCCAGGAGCGTTTTGGGATGGCGGATGAGTTAATGCTCAGTTTTCATAAGCAGGCGAAAGAATGGCTTGCAGAGGCGCATGCGAAGTGGGAGCAGAAAGATCCGTCCGCTGCGGTGAATGCCGCGGGTGCGAGTGAAGCGTATGCGATCAATAACTACCCGGTGATCCGGTCGCGAATCTCGCAGGCTGTGGTGGGGATTATCTGGTATCTCGGGCTGCTGGTGCCGTTTGTTTTCTTCGCTGAAAAACTTCTTTTCGGATATACCGATATCCGCAAGCAGTTGCTGGCTACCGGCGTGATCTTCCTGGTGGTTTTTGCGTTGTTGCGTATTTTTCATCCCGCCTTCGAGATTGTGCGGTCATCGATGATGATCCTGCTCGGGTTCCTGATCCTGCTTCTGTCGCTTCTGGTGACGATGATGGTGGGCGGGAAGTTCAAGCAGAACCTGAAGGATTTAAGGAGCAAGGAAGGTCAGGTGGAAGGGGCCGATATCAGTCGTGGTGGGGTGGTCGGTACGGCCTTCATGCTGGGCTTGAATAATATGCGCCGCCGGAAAATCCGGACGGGGCTGACTTGCGGCACGCTGGTGCTGATCACGTTCGTGATGATCTGCTTCACTTCAGTCTCTACCGATCTGGTTAATGTGGAGCAGCCAACTGGCCGGTCGAGTTGGAATGGCTTGATGATTCGGGATCCGAATTTCCGGACGCTGGATGCCAATGAGGTTTCCAATATCCGCCAGATTTACGGGAATCAGTACCCGGTAACGGTGCATCGCTGGTTGACGACGCAATTGAAGGTTGACGAGCGCGGGCAGAACGCCGAGATTTTGATTGATCGTGAATTTCTGATAAACAGTAACAATGTGGTCAAGCGTGCCCGCGTGAATGCCGCCGTTGAAATGGCTTGGAACGAACCGATATTTTCAGGAATGGACCGCTACCTGATGACCAAAAAAGGGTGGTTTACCAAACCGCCCCAGGATCGTAAAGAGCGGATGGAGGCGTTGAATCAGGGGTACCAAAGCAAACGTCAGGTCATTCTTCCGGATGTCGTCGCGCGCGATCTGGGAATCAGTCCTGCGGATGTGGATGCGGAACCCCCGGTGATCATCTCCTTGCGCGGGGTTGAGTATCAGGTACAGGGAATTTTCGACTCCATTGAAATGGGCAAGTGTCTGGGCCTGGACGGGCAGTCGTTGTTGCCGTTTGATGTCAACACGATGCAGAGTGTGGGGGTGGCGTCGGATGGCACGCCGGTCATTCCGGAAAACACGGGGAGGTTGCCCGCTTCGCAGGTGATCATGGTCAATGAATTGCCGGTCGCAGGCGGGGGTGAGGCCCAGATCGTTGCCAACTGTTTTGTGCTCTTCCCGAAGGCCGTTTACCGCGTTAAGTCCGGCGGTGCGGAGTATCCCGCACTGGATTACCGCAGTCAGCGGAAGCTGGTGTTGGGCTATCTTGAGCGCATTGGACAACCGGCTTACTACGCCATTGATGGGGTTTCGTACTACGGCTCCCGGCAGCGGTCGCGGAGTTTCGCCGGCTTGCTGGAGTTGCTGGTGCCGATTCTGATTGCGGCGTTGACGGTATTCAGCACCATGCGGGGATCGGTGTACGAACGCCGCAGCGAAATCTATGTCTATAACGCCGTCGGGATTGCCCCGAATCATGTTTTCTTCATGTTCATGGCGGAGGCCTGTGTCTATGCGGTGGTTGGGGCTGTCATGGGGTATATTCTGAGCCAGGGAACCGGCAGGCTGTTAACGGCTCTCGATATGACGGGTGGCATGAA
Proteins encoded in this region:
- a CDS encoding ABC transporter permease, whose product is NNLALLVGIPGPGTVVEPQVTDLANAFIFNVPAQGAGKQFEVIQWGSRDASGSKQYPNSISLSATELESEVWFRCGRLAFTLANYDFYPTKACTPEDTWTGMSLKVMGQHVPVLGRSVLALAAGQVPLKSIKEDRGGAIFSLRGTLFGSAGSAAMIPSHPMWPNTFTRAGGAAGSYSIQTRGVNNAPVMQTSPYGEFRREFAFDLIPIGKSSVSVLGMRFDEQGHIVYINEIASGNRAVFSSDIPGTDLMATGAGSPREINLSMFRCVPVALYDQINPQTMKRFKGVSFMDRLSFSSPARSHFEPTIAFLDPDLTFIIGLQDGSADNKELLADRAFMLNVDRNAPISAGESEIHGAGYLAADTPVLTTPMFDAAASMLRTAEKRLQLQERFGMADELMLSFHKQAKEWLAEAHAKWEQKDPSAAVNAAGASEAYAINNYPVIRSRISQAVVGIIWYLGLLVPFVFFAEKLLFGYTDIRKQLLATGVIFLVVFALLRIFHPAFEIVRSSMMILLGFLILLLSLLVTMMVGGKFKQNLKDLRSKEGQVEGADISRGGVVGTAFMLGLNNMRRRKIRTGLTCGTLVLITFVMICFTSVSTDLVNVEQPTGRSSWNGLMIRDPNFRTLDANEVSNIRQIYGNQYPVTVHRWLTTQLKVDERGQNAEILIDREFLINSNNVVKRARVNAAVEMAWNEPIFSGMDRYLMTKKGWFTKPPQDRKERMEALNQGYQSKRQVILPDVVARDLGISPADVDAEPPVIISLRGVEYQVQGIFDSIEMGKCLGLDGQSLLPFDVNTMQSVGVASDGTPVIPENTGRLPASQVIMVNELPVAGGGEAQIVANCFVLFPKAVYRVKSGGAEYPALDYRSQRKLVLGYLERIGQPAYYAIDGVSYYGSRQRSRSFAGLLELLVPILIAALTVFSTMRGSVYERRSEIYVYNAVGIAPNHVFFMFMAEACVYAVVGAVMGYILSQGTGRLLTALDMTGGMKMDYSSIETIYASLAIMGSVLLSTIVPARDAAKLAAPSDTVSWAIPKAEGDSMIFNLPFTFTAHDRVAVISYFQRWLDANGAGSSGPFFCSPPSALLEIRKKEGYDTDELVPAVASTVWLKPYDLGVSQRMEISLPTDPETSEYVARITLTRLSGNTAGWNRTLVPFMGVLRKQFLNWRATTDAERREMFAEATGILNECVEKEGRHV